One genomic region from Candidatus Zixiibacteriota bacterium encodes:
- a CDS encoding cytochrome b5 domain-containing protein: protein MKKISLAELRRYNGRNGAPSYVAFKGRVYDVTASYHWREGRHWAIHSAGEDLTEAMQNAPHVMDLLLRFPLVGKLTDDERDNQTTIG, encoded by the coding sequence TTGAAGAAAATCAGTTTGGCCGAGTTGCGCCGATACAACGGCCGAAACGGCGCGCCATCGTATGTGGCTTTTAAGGGCCGAGTATATGATGTCACAGCCAGCTATCACTGGCGTGAGGGGCGTCACTGGGCAATTCACAGTGCCGGTGAAGATCTGACCGAGGCAATGCAGAATGCCCCTCACGTGATGGACTTGCTTTTGCGTTTTCCCCTCGTGGGCAAGTTGACTGACGATGAGCGGGATAACCAGACGACGATAGGGTAA
- a CDS encoding GYD domain-containing protein, whose translation MASFIMAMTINPSAKKMHPDLSHQINESLELFTQNKVRVVNLYATLGRYDYLAIFEADDQSKAFKVAAEINIRGVLETETWPVVPYEDFSQILK comes from the coding sequence ATGGCGTCATTCATTATGGCCATGACGATTAATCCCAGCGCCAAGAAGATGCATCCCGACCTCTCGCATCAGATTAACGAATCCCTTGAACTCTTCACTCAAAATAAAGTCAGAGTAGTCAACCTGTACGCCACCCTTGGAAGGTATGACTACCTGGCAATCTTTGAGGCCGATGACCAGTCCAAAGCGTTCAAGGTTGCGGCGGAAATAAATATCAGAGGTGTGCTGGAGACTGAAACATGGCCGGTGGTTCCGTACGAAGACTTCTCACAGATACTGAAATGA